A window of Brachybacterium fresconis contains these coding sequences:
- a CDS encoding transglycosylase family protein — MKKTPWIVAAATVCVVGLGGGGTAFAMSNEAAVTVYGDQSTVRTFSPTVSELLQAQGIEVKDTDLVVPDLGETVTDGMKIQVVQRTPVTVTIDGKDQKLLTTGDTVGDALEDVDYEAEGARVSPKAETELPDDSAHINVVTRKTVTFKGARGQDTFDVTALTVDEAMKKVLGNIEDTDKASVDRDSILEDGATITVQRIREKERTETEDIPFETKTVEDDDLLEGKTEVTTEGKKGTTEKVFTDTVVDGEVTDSELVSEKVTSKPVDKVVAEGTKPAPEPEPKPEPKPEPEPKEQSSDSSSDSSDSSDSSRSESSSSRSSERESTSESGSTGASAPAAPSGSVWDRLAQCESGGNWSINTGNGFSGGLQFTKSTWQAFGGGQYAPVAHQASRAQQIAVAKNVQATQGWGAWPSCTSQLGIG; from the coding sequence GTGAAGAAGACTCCGTGGATCGTCGCGGCTGCGACCGTATGCGTCGTCGGCCTGGGTGGTGGGGGCACCGCCTTCGCCATGTCCAACGAGGCGGCGGTGACCGTGTACGGCGACCAGTCGACCGTGCGCACCTTCAGCCCGACCGTCTCCGAGCTGCTGCAGGCGCAGGGCATCGAGGTCAAGGACACCGACCTCGTGGTCCCGGATCTGGGCGAGACCGTCACCGACGGCATGAAGATCCAGGTCGTCCAGCGCACGCCGGTGACCGTCACCATCGACGGCAAGGACCAGAAGCTGCTCACCACGGGTGACACCGTCGGCGATGCGCTCGAGGACGTGGACTACGAGGCCGAGGGCGCTCGGGTCAGCCCGAAGGCCGAGACCGAGCTGCCGGACGACTCCGCACACATCAACGTCGTCACCCGCAAGACCGTGACCTTCAAGGGTGCCCGTGGCCAGGACACCTTCGATGTCACCGCGCTGACCGTCGACGAGGCCATGAAGAAGGTCCTCGGCAACATCGAGGACACCGACAAGGCCTCCGTCGACCGCGACTCGATCCTCGAGGACGGCGCGACCATCACGGTCCAGCGCATCCGCGAGAAGGAGCGCACCGAGACGGAGGACATCCCGTTCGAGACCAAGACGGTCGAGGACGACGACCTCCTCGAGGGCAAGACCGAGGTCACCACCGAGGGCAAGAAGGGCACGACGGAGAAGGTCTTCACCGACACCGTCGTCGACGGCGAGGTCACCGACTCCGAGCTGGTCTCGGAGAAGGTCACCAGCAAGCCCGTCGACAAGGTCGTGGCCGAGGGGACCAAGCCGGCTCCCGAGCCGGAGCCGAAGCCCGAGCCGAAGCCCGAGCCCGAGCCGAAGGAGCAGAGCTCCGACTCCTCCTCGGACTCCTCGGACTCCTCGGATTCCTCGCGCTCGGAGAGCTCCTCCTCGCGCAGCTCCGAGCGCGAGTCGACCTCCGAGTCCGGCAGCACCGGCGCCTCCGCCCCGGCCGCTCCCAGCGGGTCGGTCTGGGATCGCCTGGCCCAGTGCGAGTCGGGCGGCAACTGGTCGATCAACACGGGCAACGGATTCTCCGGCGGCCTGCAGTTCACCAAGTCCACCTGGCAGGCATTCGGCGGCGGGCAGTACGCTCCGGTGGCCCACCAGGCCAGCCGCGCCCAGCAGATCGCCGTGGCCAAGAACGTCCAGGCCACCCAGGGCTGGGGCGCATGGCCCTCCTGCACCTCCCAGCTCGGGATCGGCTGA
- the fusA gene encoding elongation factor G — protein sequence MALAVLSDLNKVRNIGIMAHIDAGKTTTTERILFYTGVNYKMGETHDGAGTMDWMDQEKERGITITSAATTCYWHDNQINIIDTPGHVDFTVEVERSLRVLDGAVAVFDGKEGVEPQSETVWRQADKYDVPRVCFVNKMDKLGADFFFTVRTIVDRLGAKPLVMQVPIGAENDFTGIVDLVEMKAYDWPEILEEDMKAINSKKGDPSRGQWQREIPIPADLQDTVDEYRGKLVEDVAESSEELMDKYLEEGDLTVAELKSGIRAMTVNSEAYPVFCGTAFKNKGVQPMLDGVIDYLPSPLDVPPMVGHKPSDESVELTRSADWDEPFSALAFKVATHPFFGSLTYVRVYSGQVKQGEQIVNATTGKKERVGKLFQMHSNKENPVEEAFAGHIYAFIGLKDTTTGDTLTDPNQQIQLESMSFPEPVISVAIEPKTKGDQEKLGVAIQKLAKEDPTFQVQLDEETGQTVIRGMGELHLDILVDRMRREFNVEANIGKPQVAYRETIKRVVEKYDFTHKKQTGGSGQFAKVQITFGPLTDAEDGVFYEFDNKVTGGRIPREYIPSVDAGIQSALESGIVAGYPVVNVKADLIDGAFHDVDSSEMAFKIAGSMAAKEALRKAQPVILEPLMDVEVRTPEEYMGDVIGDLNARRGQVQSMEDASGVKIVRALVPLSEMFGYVGDLRSKTQGRAMYTMQFDSYAEVPASIAEEIIAKTRGE from the coding sequence GTGGCACTCGCAGTGCTCAGTGACCTGAACAAGGTCCGAAACATCGGCATCATGGCTCACATCGATGCCGGCAAGACCACCACCACCGAGCGCATCCTCTTCTACACCGGCGTGAACTACAAGATGGGCGAGACCCACGACGGCGCCGGCACCATGGACTGGATGGACCAGGAGAAGGAGCGCGGCATCACGATCACGTCGGCCGCGACGACCTGCTACTGGCACGACAACCAGATCAACATCATCGACACCCCCGGCCACGTCGACTTCACCGTCGAGGTGGAGCGCTCGCTGCGCGTGCTCGACGGCGCCGTCGCGGTGTTCGACGGCAAGGAGGGCGTGGAGCCCCAGTCCGAGACCGTCTGGCGCCAGGCCGACAAGTACGACGTCCCGCGCGTCTGCTTCGTCAACAAGATGGACAAGCTGGGTGCGGATTTCTTCTTCACCGTCAGGACCATCGTCGACCGTCTCGGCGCCAAGCCGTTGGTCATGCAGGTCCCGATCGGTGCCGAGAACGACTTCACCGGCATCGTCGACCTCGTCGAGATGAAGGCCTACGACTGGCCGGAGATCCTCGAGGAGGACATGAAGGCCATCAACTCGAAGAAGGGTGACCCCTCGCGCGGCCAGTGGCAGCGCGAGATCCCGATCCCCGCCGATCTGCAGGACACGGTCGACGAGTACCGCGGCAAGCTCGTCGAGGACGTCGCCGAGAGCTCCGAGGAGCTCATGGACAAGTACCTCGAGGAGGGCGACCTCACCGTCGCCGAGCTGAAGTCCGGCATCCGTGCGATGACGGTCAACTCCGAGGCCTACCCGGTCTTCTGCGGCACCGCCTTCAAGAACAAGGGCGTCCAGCCCATGCTCGACGGCGTCATCGACTACCTGCCCTCCCCGCTCGACGTGCCCCCCATGGTGGGTCACAAGCCGAGCGACGAGAGCGTCGAGCTGACCCGCAGCGCCGACTGGGACGAGCCGTTCTCGGCCCTCGCGTTCAAGGTCGCCACGCACCCGTTCTTCGGGTCGCTGACCTACGTGCGCGTGTACTCGGGCCAGGTGAAGCAGGGCGAGCAGATCGTCAACGCCACCACCGGCAAGAAGGAGCGCGTCGGCAAGCTCTTCCAGATGCACTCCAACAAGGAGAATCCGGTGGAGGAGGCCTTCGCGGGCCACATCTACGCCTTCATCGGCCTCAAGGACACCACCACGGGCGACACGCTCACGGATCCGAACCAGCAGATCCAGCTGGAGTCCATGAGCTTCCCGGAGCCGGTCATCTCGGTGGCCATCGAGCCCAAGACCAAGGGCGACCAGGAGAAGCTGGGCGTCGCCATCCAGAAGCTGGCCAAGGAGGATCCGACCTTCCAGGTGCAGCTGGACGAGGAGACCGGCCAGACGGTCATCCGCGGCATGGGCGAGCTCCACCTCGACATCCTCGTGGACCGCATGCGCCGTGAGTTCAACGTCGAGGCGAACATCGGCAAGCCGCAGGTCGCCTACCGCGAGACCATCAAGCGCGTCGTGGAGAAGTACGACTTCACCCACAAGAAGCAGACCGGCGGCTCCGGCCAGTTCGCGAAGGTGCAGATCACCTTCGGCCCGCTGACCGATGCCGAGGACGGCGTCTTCTACGAGTTCGACAACAAGGTCACCGGTGGCCGCATCCCGCGCGAGTACATCCCGAGCGTGGACGCGGGCATCCAGAGTGCCCTCGAGTCGGGCATCGTCGCCGGCTACCCGGTCGTGAACGTGAAGGCTGACCTCATCGACGGTGCGTTCCACGACGTCGACTCCTCGGAGATGGCGTTCAAGATCGCCGGCTCCATGGCGGCCAAGGAGGCTCTGCGCAAGGCGCAGCCGGTCATCCTCGAGCCGCTCATGGACGTCGAGGTCCGTACTCCGGAGGAGTACATGGGAGATGTCATCGGCGACCTGAACGCACGACGCGGTCAGGTCCAGTCGATGGAGGACGCGAGCGGGGTCAAGATCGTCCGTGCTCTCGTCCCGCTGTCGGAGATGTTCGGCTACGTCGGCGACCTGCGGTCCAAGACCCAGGGTCGGGCGATGTACACGATGCAGTTCGACAGCTACGCGGAGGTCCCCGCCAGCATCGCTGAGGAGATCATCGCGAAGACCCGGGGCGAGTGA
- a CDS encoding DNA-directed RNA polymerase subunit beta' — protein sequence MIDVNTFDELRIGLATADDIRGWSHGEVKKPETINYRTLKPEMDGLFCERIFGPTRDWECYCGKYKRVRFKGIVCERCGVEVTKSSVRRERMGHVELAAPVTHIWYFKGVPSRLGYLLDLAPKDLEKIIYFAAYMITSVDEQARHEDMPDLQARYDLEVKELGNDRDAALNDRALSAEKDLAQLEEEGAKADAKRKVRDSSEREQAQIRKKFDAEIERVTAIWERFKTLKVADLEGDEQLYRAMKLRYGTYFEGGMGAEALQRRLLDFDLDSEAEILREVIATGKGQKKARALKRLKVVSAFRSTTNAPAGMVLDCVPVIPPDLRPMVQLDGGRFATSDLNDLYRRVINRNNRLKRLLDLGAPEIIVNNEKRMLQESVDSLFDNGRRGRPVTGPGNRPLKSLSDMLKGKQGRFRQNLLGKRVDYSARSVIVNGPQLRLHQCGLPKGMALELFKPFVMKRLVELSHAQNVKAAKRMVERARPEVWDVLEEVITEHPVLLNRAPTLHRLGIQAFEPQLVEGKAIHLHPLVCAAFNADFDGDQMAVHLPLSAEAQAEARILMLSSNNILKPSDGRPVTMPAQDMIIGLYHLTTRREDVAGVGRSFASVAEAIMAFDRGDLHLNAPVNMRFTDVVPPSDWEAPEGWTEGDPIILDTTLGTVYFNETLPEDFPYVQGQVGKKRLGGIVNALAERYDKGQVAASLDALKSYGFSWSTRSGASFALSDVVTPPNKAEIIARYEAKAAQVQENRDLGLVSETERNMELIDIWTEGTNEVDKAMRENFDSTNTIYRMVDSGARGNWMQIRQIAGMRGLVNNPKGEIIPRPILSNYKEGLSVLEYFIASHGSRKGLADTALKTAQSGYLTRRLVDVSQDVIVREDDCGTTKGLMLPIAVEEAGALRAHEHVESTAYGRVLATAAIGADGTEAAPAGSEVGDVLIEQLVEAGVRELKVRSVLTCDSAVGTCAKCYGKSLATGQLVDIGEAVGIVAAQSIGEPGTQLTMRTFHSGGVASADGDITHGLPRIQELFEARTPAGFAPISEFAGRAEVEENDKQRRITVTPDDGSDPVTYTVSKRVTLLIADGDHIGVGQQLCQGSVDPKQVLRILGPRTVQQHLVDEVQKVYISQGVDIHAKHIEVIVRQMLRRVTIIESGDTDLLPGDFAERVIFERENRRILSEGGQPASGRPELMGITKASLATDSWLSAASFQETTRVLTEAALNRKSDQLMGLKENVIIGKLIPAGTGLSRFRRIAVEPTDEAKAQMYQVPGYDELDFSGFGQTGAVNLDDIDYADPFRTDFR from the coding sequence GTGATCGACGTCAACACCTTCGACGAGCTGCGCATCGGCCTCGCCACCGCCGACGACATCCGCGGCTGGTCCCACGGCGAGGTCAAGAAGCCGGAGACCATCAACTACCGCACCCTGAAGCCCGAGATGGACGGCCTGTTCTGCGAGCGCATCTTCGGCCCCACCCGGGACTGGGAGTGCTACTGCGGCAAGTACAAGCGCGTGCGCTTCAAGGGCATCGTCTGCGAGCGCTGCGGCGTGGAGGTCACCAAGTCCTCCGTGCGCCGTGAGCGCATGGGCCACGTGGAGCTCGCCGCTCCCGTCACCCACATCTGGTACTTCAAGGGCGTGCCGAGCCGCCTCGGCTACCTGCTGGACCTCGCGCCGAAGGATCTCGAGAAGATCATCTACTTCGCCGCGTACATGATCACCTCGGTGGACGAGCAGGCTCGCCACGAGGACATGCCCGACCTGCAGGCGCGCTACGACCTGGAGGTCAAGGAGCTCGGCAACGACCGGGACGCCGCGTTGAACGACCGCGCCCTGTCCGCCGAGAAGGACCTCGCCCAGCTCGAGGAGGAGGGTGCCAAGGCCGACGCGAAGCGCAAGGTCCGCGACTCCTCCGAGCGCGAGCAGGCACAGATCCGCAAGAAGTTCGATGCGGAGATCGAGCGCGTCACCGCCATCTGGGAGCGCTTCAAGACTCTCAAGGTCGCCGACCTCGAGGGCGACGAGCAGCTCTACCGCGCCATGAAGCTGCGCTACGGCACCTACTTCGAGGGCGGCATGGGCGCCGAGGCGCTGCAGCGCCGCCTGCTGGACTTCGACCTCGACTCCGAGGCGGAGATCCTGCGCGAGGTGATCGCCACCGGCAAGGGGCAGAAGAAGGCCCGGGCGCTGAAGCGCCTCAAGGTCGTCTCCGCCTTCCGCTCGACCACCAACGCGCCTGCCGGCATGGTCCTGGACTGCGTCCCGGTCATCCCGCCGGATCTGCGACCGATGGTGCAGCTGGACGGCGGCCGCTTCGCGACCTCCGATCTCAACGATCTGTACCGTCGCGTGATCAATCGCAACAACCGTCTCAAGCGGCTGCTGGACCTCGGCGCGCCCGAGATCATCGTGAACAACGAGAAGCGCATGCTGCAGGAGTCGGTCGACTCGCTGTTCGACAACGGCCGTCGGGGCCGCCCGGTCACCGGACCGGGCAACCGCCCGCTGAAGTCGCTGTCCGACATGCTCAAGGGCAAGCAGGGACGCTTCCGTCAGAACCTGCTGGGCAAGCGCGTGGACTACTCCGCCCGCTCCGTCATCGTCAACGGCCCGCAGCTGCGGCTGCACCAGTGCGGTCTGCCCAAGGGCATGGCGCTCGAGCTGTTCAAGCCCTTCGTCATGAAGCGGCTGGTCGAGCTCAGCCACGCGCAGAACGTCAAGGCCGCCAAGCGGATGGTCGAGCGCGCTCGCCCCGAGGTGTGGGACGTCCTCGAAGAGGTCATCACCGAGCACCCGGTGCTGCTGAACCGTGCGCCGACGCTGCACCGTCTGGGCATCCAGGCCTTCGAGCCGCAGCTGGTGGAGGGCAAGGCCATCCACCTGCACCCGCTCGTGTGCGCCGCGTTCAACGCGGACTTCGACGGCGACCAGATGGCGGTGCACCTGCCGCTGTCGGCGGAGGCGCAGGCCGAGGCCCGCATCCTGATGCTGTCCAGCAACAACATCCTCAAGCCGTCCGACGGTCGTCCCGTGACCATGCCCGCCCAGGACATGATCATCGGGCTCTACCACCTCACGACGCGCCGCGAGGACGTGGCCGGCGTCGGCCGCTCCTTCGCCTCGGTGGCGGAGGCGATCATGGCCTTCGACCGTGGCGACCTGCACCTGAACGCGCCGGTGAACATGCGCTTCACCGACGTCGTGCCGCCGAGCGACTGGGAGGCCCCCGAGGGATGGACCGAGGGTGATCCGATCATCCTGGACACCACCCTGGGCACCGTCTACTTCAACGAGACGCTGCCGGAGGACTTCCCCTACGTGCAGGGCCAGGTCGGCAAGAAGCGCCTGGGCGGGATCGTCAACGCTCTCGCCGAGCGCTACGACAAGGGCCAGGTCGCGGCGTCGCTGGACGCTCTGAAGTCCTACGGCTTCTCGTGGTCGACCCGTTCGGGTGCGTCCTTCGCGCTGTCCGACGTCGTGACCCCGCCGAACAAGGCGGAGATCATCGCGAGGTACGAGGCGAAGGCCGCACAGGTCCAGGAGAACCGCGACCTCGGTCTGGTCTCCGAGACCGAGCGCAACATGGAGCTCATCGACATCTGGACCGAGGGCACCAACGAGGTCGACAAGGCCATGCGGGAGAACTTCGACTCGACCAACACCATCTACCGGATGGTGGACTCGGGCGCCCGCGGCAACTGGATGCAGATCCGTCAGATCGCCGGTATGCGCGGTCTGGTGAACAACCCCAAGGGCGAGATCATCCCGCGTCCGATCCTCTCCAACTACAAGGAGGGGCTCTCGGTCCTGGAGTACTTCATCGCCTCGCACGGCTCCCGCAAGGGCCTGGCGGACACCGCCTTGAAGACCGCGCAGTCGGGCTACCTGACCCGTCGTCTGGTCGATGTCTCCCAGGACGTCATCGTCCGCGAGGACGACTGTGGGACGACCAAGGGTCTGATGCTCCCGATCGCGGTCGAGGAGGCCGGTGCGCTGCGTGCCCACGAGCACGTGGAGTCGACGGCGTACGGACGTGTCCTGGCCACCGCGGCGATCGGCGCCGACGGCACGGAGGCGGCTCCGGCCGGCTCCGAGGTGGGCGATGTGCTCATCGAGCAGCTCGTCGAGGCCGGCGTGCGCGAGCTCAAGGTCCGCTCCGTGCTGACCTGTGACTCCGCGGTGGGCACCTGCGCCAAGTGCTACGGCAAGTCGCTCGCGACCGGTCAGCTGGTCGACATCGGCGAGGCCGTCGGCATCGTCGCGGCCCAGTCCATCGGCGAGCCCGGCACCCAGCTGACCATGCGCACCTTCCACTCCGGTGGTGTGGCCAGCGCGGACGGCGACATCACGCACGGTCTGCCCCGTATCCAGGAGCTCTTCGAGGCCCGTACCCCGGCCGGCTTCGCGCCGATCTCGGAGTTCGCCGGTCGCGCGGAGGTCGAGGAGAACGACAAGCAGCGCCGGATCACCGTGACCCCGGACGACGGCTCGGACCCCGTGACCTACACGGTCTCCAAGCGCGTCACCCTGCTGATCGCGGACGGCGACCACATCGGCGTCGGCCAGCAGCTGTGCCAGGGTTCGGTCGATCCCAAGCAGGTTCTGCGCATCCTCGGTCCCCGCACGGTGCAGCAGCACCTGGTGGACGAGGTGCAGAAGGTGTACATCAGCCAGGGCGTGGACATCCACGCCAAGCACATCGAGGTCATCGTGCGCCAGATGCTGCGTCGCGTGACGATCATCGAATCCGGTGACACCGACCTGCTGCCCGGTGACTTCGCCGAGCGCGTCATCTTCGAGCGCGAGAACCGGCGGATCCTCTCCGAGGGCGGTCAGCCGGCCTCGGGCCGTCCGGAGCTGATGGGCATCACCAAGGCGTCGCTGGCGACCGATTCGTGGCTGTCGGCGGCCTCCTTCCAGGAGACCACCCGCGTGCTCACCGAAGCCGCCCTGAACCGCAAGAGCGATCAGCTCATGGGGCTCAAGGAGAACGTCATCATCGGCAAGCTCATCCCGGCGGGCACCGGCCTGTCGCGCTTCCGCCGCATCGCGGTCGAGCCCACCGACGAGGCCAAGGCACAGATGTACCAGGTGCCCGGCTACGACGAGCTGGACTTCTCCGGCTTCGGCCAGACCGGTGCCGTCAACCTCGACGACATCGACTACGCCGACCCGTTCCGCACCGACTTCCGCTGA
- the tuf gene encoding elongation factor Tu yields the protein MAKAKFERTKPHVNIGTIGHVDHGKTTLSAAISKVLYDKFPELNKARDFDTIDNAPEEKQRGITINVSHIEYETDKRHYAHVDAPGHADYVKNMITGAAQMDGAILVVAATDGPMAQTREHVLLAKQVGVPYVLAALNKADMVDDEEIIELVEMEVREMLTEQGFDEDAPIIKVSALKALEGEEKWVKSVEDLMDAVDESIPDPVRDMDQPFLMPVEDVFTIQGRGTVVTGKVDRGKLAINSEIEIVGIRAPQKTIVTGIEMFHKQMDEAWAGENCGLLLRGTKRDEVERGQVIVKPGSITPHTNFEAQVYILSKDEGGRHNPFYSNYRPQFYFRTTDVTGVITLPEGTEMVMPGDNTEMTVELIQPIAMEEGLGFAIREGGRTVGSGRVTTIVK from the coding sequence ATGGCCAAGGCCAAGTTCGAGCGGACCAAGCCGCACGTCAACATCGGCACCATCGGTCACGTCGACCACGGCAAGACGACGCTGAGCGCCGCGATCTCCAAGGTCCTGTACGACAAGTTCCCGGAGCTGAACAAGGCCCGTGACTTCGACACGATCGACAATGCGCCCGAGGAGAAGCAGCGCGGCATCACGATCAACGTCTCGCACATCGAGTACGAGACCGATAAGCGCCACTACGCGCACGTCGATGCCCCCGGCCACGCCGACTACGTCAAGAACATGATCACCGGCGCCGCTCAGATGGACGGTGCGATCCTCGTGGTCGCCGCCACCGACGGCCCGATGGCGCAGACCCGTGAGCACGTCCTGCTCGCGAAGCAGGTCGGCGTCCCCTACGTTCTCGCCGCGCTCAACAAGGCCGACATGGTCGACGATGAGGAGATCATCGAGCTCGTCGAGATGGAGGTCCGCGAGATGCTGACCGAGCAGGGCTTCGACGAGGACGCGCCGATCATCAAGGTCTCCGCGCTCAAGGCGCTCGAGGGCGAGGAGAAGTGGGTCAAGTCCGTCGAGGACCTCATGGATGCGGTGGACGAGTCCATCCCGGATCCGGTCCGTGACATGGACCAGCCCTTCCTCATGCCGGTCGAGGACGTCTTCACGATCCAGGGTCGCGGCACCGTCGTGACCGGCAAGGTCGATCGCGGCAAGCTCGCGATCAACTCCGAGATCGAGATCGTCGGCATCCGTGCGCCGCAGAAGACGATCGTCACCGGCATCGAGATGTTCCACAAGCAGATGGACGAGGCGTGGGCCGGCGAGAACTGCGGCCTGCTGCTGCGTGGCACCAAGCGTGACGAGGTCGAGCGTGGCCAGGTCATCGTGAAGCCGGGTTCGATCACCCCGCACACCAACTTCGAGGCGCAGGTCTACATCCTGTCCAAGGACGAGGGCGGCCGTCACAACCCGTTCTACTCGAACTACCGTCCGCAGTTCTACTTCCGGACCACCGACGTCACCGGCGTCATCACGCTGCCCGAGGGCACCGAGATGGTCATGCCCGGCGACAACACCGAGATGACGGTCGAGCTGATCCAGCCGATCGCCATGGAGGAGGGCCTCGGCTTCGCCATCCGCGAGGGTGGCCGCACCGTGGGCTCCGGCCGCGTCACCACGATCGTCAAGTGA
- the rpsG gene encoding 30S ribosomal protein S7, which translates to MPRKGPAPKRPLAVDPVFGSPIVTQLINKILLDGKKTVAEGIVYDALEGAREKNGQDPVVTLKKALDNIRPSLEVRSRRVGGATYQVPIEVKPGRATTLALRWLVSYSRARRENSMTERLMNEILDASNGLGAAVKRREDTHKMAESNRAFAHYRW; encoded by the coding sequence ATGCCTCGTAAGGGCCCCGCTCCCAAGCGCCCGCTGGCCGTCGACCCCGTCTTCGGCTCGCCGATCGTCACCCAGCTCATCAACAAGATCCTCCTGGACGGCAAGAAGACCGTCGCCGAGGGCATCGTGTACGACGCCCTCGAGGGCGCTCGCGAGAAGAACGGCCAGGATCCGGTCGTCACCCTGAAGAAGGCGCTGGACAACATCCGGCCGTCCCTCGAGGTCCGCTCCCGCCGCGTCGGCGGTGCGACCTACCAGGTCCCGATCGAGGTCAAGCCCGGCCGCGCCACCACGCTGGCGCTGCGCTGGCTCGTCAGCTACTCCCGCGCCCGTCGCGAGAACAGCATGACCGAGCGACTGATGAACGAGATCCTCGACGCGTCCAACGGCCTCGGTGCCGCGGTGAAGCGTCGCGAGGACACTCACAAGATGGCCGAGTCCAACCGGGCCTTCGCGCACTACCGCTGGTGA
- the rpsL gene encoding 30S ribosomal protein S12, whose translation MPTIQQLVRKGRDARSGSSSTPALKGSPQRRGVCTRVYTQTPKKPNSALRKIARVRLSTGVEVTAYIPGEGHNLQEHSIVLVRGGRVKDLPGVRYKIVRGALDTQAVKGRKQARSHYGAKKEKK comes from the coding sequence GTGCCCACTATCCAGCAGTTGGTGCGCAAGGGACGGGACGCCAGGTCCGGTTCCTCCAGCACGCCCGCGCTCAAGGGGTCTCCCCAGCGCCGCGGCGTCTGCACGCGCGTGTACACCCAGACCCCCAAGAAGCCGAACTCGGCGCTGCGGAAGATCGCCCGTGTGCGCCTCTCCACCGGCGTCGAGGTCACCGCATACATCCCGGGTGAGGGCCACAACCTCCAGGAGCACTCGATCGTGCTCGTCCGCGGTGGTCGTGTGAAGGACCTCCCCGGTGTGCGCTACAAGATCGTCCGTGGCGCGCTCGACACCCAGGCAGTGAAGGGCCGCAAGCAGGCCCGCTCCCACTACGGCGCCAAGAAGGAGAAGAAGTAA